The genome window CGCCGTTTTTATTTGGTTATCATCCCGACAACTTTCCGTACGTAACAAGGCATTGCCCCCATGGCCGAGAAAAAACGGCTACTTCCAGCGAAAAAACCCCTTTACTGCTCTTTCTGCGGCAAAAGCCAGCATGAAGTGAAGAAGCTGATCGCCGGTCCGTCGGTCTTTATCTGCGACGAGTGCATTGACCTGTGCAACGAGATCATTCGCGATGAACTTCCAGCCGGTGACCTGGCCCGCGAAGGCCGCAGCGACCTGCCCACCCCGGTAGAGATCAAGACCAACCTCGACAACTACGTGATTGGCCAGGAAGTGGCCAAGCGTACGTTGGCGGTGGCGGTTTACAACCACTACAAGCGCCTGCGCCACAAGGACAAGGCTCACAAGGACGATGTGGAGCTGTCCAAGA of Neosynechococcus sphagnicola sy1 contains these proteins:
- a CDS encoding ClpX C4-type zinc finger protein, coding for MAEKKRLLPAKKPLYCSFCGKSQHEVKKLIAGPSVFICDECIDLCNEIIRDELPAGDLAREGRSDLPTPVEIKTNLDNYVIGQEVAKRTLAVAVYNHYKRLRHKDKAHKDDVELSKSNILLIGPTGSGKTLLAQTLARMLDVPFVMADATTLTEAGYVGEDVENIVQKLL